A section of the Rhea pennata isolate bPtePen1 chromosome 24, bPtePen1.pri, whole genome shotgun sequence genome encodes:
- the FOXRED1 gene encoding FAD-dependent oxidoreductase domain-containing protein 1 isoform X3 translates to MRVLVVERDPTYARASSVLSIGGIRQQFSLPENIRMCRFSAAFLRTINEHLGVPGEPAIDLQFNPSGYLFLASEQGAATLQENVRLQRDEGAHVSLLSPARLKEKFPWVNVDGVALASHGLEDEGWFDPWSLLGAFRRKAVSLGVHSCVGEVKSFVTSSSSSTSTATGRPEPMSRIRYVNVHMPDSREYQPVACALVVNAAGAWAGHLADLAVPPGAEPPPRLPVEPRKRFVYVWHCPDGPGLDCPLLVDTSGAYFRREGIAGNYLGGISPSEEEEPDIGDLEVDHGFFQDKLWPKLAHRVPVFASLKVKSAWAGYYDYNTFDQNAVVGPHPRVENLFVVAGFSGHGLQQAPAAGRAVAELVLKGRFESIDLRRFSFDRIPAGEPLRERNII, encoded by the exons ATGCGGGTGCTGGTGGTGGAGCGCGACCCCACG TACGCCCGGGCCTCCTCCGTGCTCTCCATTGGGGGCATCCGGCAGCAGTTCTCCCTGCCCGAGAACATCCGCATGTGCCGCTTCTCCGCCGCCTTCCTGCGCACCATCAAC GAGCACCTCGGGGTGCCGGGTGAGCCGGCCATCGACCTGCAGTTCAACCCCTCGGGCTACCTGTTCCTGGCCTCCGAGCAGGGCGCCGCCACGCTGCAGGAGAACGTGCGGCTGCAGAG GGACGAGGGAGCGCACGTGTCCCTCCTCTCGCCCGCCCGCCTCAAGGAGAAGTTCCCCTGGGTGAACGTGGACGGCGTCGCCCTGGCCTCCCACG gCCTGGAGGATGAAGGCTGGTTCGACCCTTGGTCCCTGCTCGGCGCTTTCCGGCGAAAGGCCGTTTCCCTGGGCGTGCACAGCTGCGTCGGCGAGGTGAAAT CTTTCgtcacctcctcctcctcctccacgaGCACGGCGACGGGGCGGCCGGAGCCCATGTCCCGCATCAGATACGTCAAC GTGCACATGCCCGACAGCAGGGAATACCAGCCCGTGGCCTGCGCCCTCGTGGTCAACGCCGCCGGCGCCTGGGCCGGCCACCTGGCCGACCTGGCCGTGCCGCCgggcgccgagccgccgccccggctccccgtGGAGCCCCGCAAAAG GTTCGTCTACGTGTGGCACTGCCCCGACGGGCCCGGCTTGGACTGTCCGCTGCTCGTCGACACCTCCGGCGCCTACTTCCGTCGCGAAGGCATCGCCGGCAACTACCTGGGGGGCATCAGCCCCAGTGAG GAGGAAGAGCCAGACATTGGGGACCTAGAGGTGGACCATGGCTTCTTCCAGGACAAATTGTGGCCCAAGCTCGCCCACCGGGTGCCCGTCTTTGCCTCCCTGAAG GTGAAGAGCGCCTGGGCCGGCTACTACGACTACAACACCTTCGACCAGAACGCGGTGGTGGGCCCCCACCCGCGGGTGGAGAACCTCTTCGTGGTGGCGGGCTTCAGCGGGCACGGGCTGCAGCAGGCGCCGGCCGCCGGGCGCGCCGTGGCCGAGCTCGTGCTGAAGGGCCGCTTCGAGAGCATCGACCTGCGGCGCTTCTCCTTCGACAGGATCCCGGCCGGCGAACCGCTCCGGGAGAGGAACATCATCTGA
- the FOXRED1 gene encoding FAD-dependent oxidoreductase domain-containing protein 1 isoform X2, with product MLRAGRCGRALRPRGGGGAAAGGTPRWLRRLLRTAPPRRASDLLGVLGRALGQLGQGLREQLPGGSWEPLERGQRLPPEQADVLVVGGGVLGWSVAYWLKALEGAHRWQQGMRVLVVERDPTYARASSVLSIGGIRQQFSLPENIRMCRFSAAFLRTINEHLGVPGEPAIDLQFNPSGYLFLASEQGAATLQENVRLQRDEGAHVSLLSPARLKEKFPWVNVDGVALASHGLEDEGWFDPWSLLGAFRRKAVSLGVHSCVGEVKSFVTSSSSSTSTATGRPEPMSRIRYVNVHMPDSREYQPVACALVVNAAGAWAGHLADLAVPPGAEPPPRLPVEPRKRFVYVWHCPDGPGLDCPLLVDTSGAYFRREGIAGNYLGGISPSEEEEPDIGDLEVDHGFFQDKLWPKLAHRVPVFASLKVKSAWAGYYDYNTFDQNAVDPGRRTAPGEEHHLSAPPSPPTPPQHPAATPQ from the exons TGCTGGGGCGGGCgctggggcagctggggcaggggctgcgggAGCAGCTGCCGGGCGGGAGCTGGGAGCCGCTGGAGCGCGGGCAGCGCCTGCCCCCGGAACAGGCCGACGTGCTGGTGGTGGGGGGCGGCGTGCTGGGCTGGTCCGTCGCCTACTGGCTGAAGGCCCTGGAGGGGGCCCACCGGTGGCAGCAGGGCATGCGGGTGCTGGTGGTGGAGCGCGACCCCACG TACGCCCGGGCCTCCTCCGTGCTCTCCATTGGGGGCATCCGGCAGCAGTTCTCCCTGCCCGAGAACATCCGCATGTGCCGCTTCTCCGCCGCCTTCCTGCGCACCATCAAC GAGCACCTCGGGGTGCCGGGTGAGCCGGCCATCGACCTGCAGTTCAACCCCTCGGGCTACCTGTTCCTGGCCTCCGAGCAGGGCGCCGCCACGCTGCAGGAGAACGTGCGGCTGCAGAG GGACGAGGGAGCGCACGTGTCCCTCCTCTCGCCCGCCCGCCTCAAGGAGAAGTTCCCCTGGGTGAACGTGGACGGCGTCGCCCTGGCCTCCCACG gCCTGGAGGATGAAGGCTGGTTCGACCCTTGGTCCCTGCTCGGCGCTTTCCGGCGAAAGGCCGTTTCCCTGGGCGTGCACAGCTGCGTCGGCGAGGTGAAAT CTTTCgtcacctcctcctcctcctccacgaGCACGGCGACGGGGCGGCCGGAGCCCATGTCCCGCATCAGATACGTCAAC GTGCACATGCCCGACAGCAGGGAATACCAGCCCGTGGCCTGCGCCCTCGTGGTCAACGCCGCCGGCGCCTGGGCCGGCCACCTGGCCGACCTGGCCGTGCCGCCgggcgccgagccgccgccccggctccccgtGGAGCCCCGCAAAAG GTTCGTCTACGTGTGGCACTGCCCCGACGGGCCCGGCTTGGACTGTCCGCTGCTCGTCGACACCTCCGGCGCCTACTTCCGTCGCGAAGGCATCGCCGGCAACTACCTGGGGGGCATCAGCCCCAGTGAG GAGGAAGAGCCAGACATTGGGGACCTAGAGGTGGACCATGGCTTCTTCCAGGACAAATTGTGGCCCAAGCTCGCCCACCGGGTGCCCGTCTTTGCCTCCCTGAAG GTGAAGAGCGCCTGGGCCGGCTACTACGACTACAACACCTTCGACCAGAACGCGGTG GATCCCGGCCGGCGAACCGCTCCGGGAGAGGAACATCATCTGAGCGCGCCTCCCTCCCCGCCAACCCCACCCCAACACCCGGCTGCCACCCCCCAATAA
- the FOXRED1 gene encoding FAD-dependent oxidoreductase domain-containing protein 1 isoform X1 gives MLRAGRCGRALRPRGGGGAAAGGTPRWLRRLLRTAPPRRASDLLGVLGRALGQLGQGLREQLPGGSWEPLERGQRLPPEQADVLVVGGGVLGWSVAYWLKALEGAHRWQQGMRVLVVERDPTYARASSVLSIGGIRQQFSLPENIRMCRFSAAFLRTINEHLGVPGEPAIDLQFNPSGYLFLASEQGAATLQENVRLQRDEGAHVSLLSPARLKEKFPWVNVDGVALASHGLEDEGWFDPWSLLGAFRRKAVSLGVHSCVGEVKSFVTSSSSSTSTATGRPEPMSRIRYVNVHMPDSREYQPVACALVVNAAGAWAGHLADLAVPPGAEPPPRLPVEPRKRFVYVWHCPDGPGLDCPLLVDTSGAYFRREGIAGNYLGGISPSEEEEPDIGDLEVDHGFFQDKLWPKLAHRVPVFASLKVKSAWAGYYDYNTFDQNAVVGPHPRVENLFVVAGFSGHGLQQAPAAGRAVAELVLKGRFESIDLRRFSFDRIPAGEPLRERNII, from the exons TGCTGGGGCGGGCgctggggcagctggggcaggggctgcgggAGCAGCTGCCGGGCGGGAGCTGGGAGCCGCTGGAGCGCGGGCAGCGCCTGCCCCCGGAACAGGCCGACGTGCTGGTGGTGGGGGGCGGCGTGCTGGGCTGGTCCGTCGCCTACTGGCTGAAGGCCCTGGAGGGGGCCCACCGGTGGCAGCAGGGCATGCGGGTGCTGGTGGTGGAGCGCGACCCCACG TACGCCCGGGCCTCCTCCGTGCTCTCCATTGGGGGCATCCGGCAGCAGTTCTCCCTGCCCGAGAACATCCGCATGTGCCGCTTCTCCGCCGCCTTCCTGCGCACCATCAAC GAGCACCTCGGGGTGCCGGGTGAGCCGGCCATCGACCTGCAGTTCAACCCCTCGGGCTACCTGTTCCTGGCCTCCGAGCAGGGCGCCGCCACGCTGCAGGAGAACGTGCGGCTGCAGAG GGACGAGGGAGCGCACGTGTCCCTCCTCTCGCCCGCCCGCCTCAAGGAGAAGTTCCCCTGGGTGAACGTGGACGGCGTCGCCCTGGCCTCCCACG gCCTGGAGGATGAAGGCTGGTTCGACCCTTGGTCCCTGCTCGGCGCTTTCCGGCGAAAGGCCGTTTCCCTGGGCGTGCACAGCTGCGTCGGCGAGGTGAAAT CTTTCgtcacctcctcctcctcctccacgaGCACGGCGACGGGGCGGCCGGAGCCCATGTCCCGCATCAGATACGTCAAC GTGCACATGCCCGACAGCAGGGAATACCAGCCCGTGGCCTGCGCCCTCGTGGTCAACGCCGCCGGCGCCTGGGCCGGCCACCTGGCCGACCTGGCCGTGCCGCCgggcgccgagccgccgccccggctccccgtGGAGCCCCGCAAAAG GTTCGTCTACGTGTGGCACTGCCCCGACGGGCCCGGCTTGGACTGTCCGCTGCTCGTCGACACCTCCGGCGCCTACTTCCGTCGCGAAGGCATCGCCGGCAACTACCTGGGGGGCATCAGCCCCAGTGAG GAGGAAGAGCCAGACATTGGGGACCTAGAGGTGGACCATGGCTTCTTCCAGGACAAATTGTGGCCCAAGCTCGCCCACCGGGTGCCCGTCTTTGCCTCCCTGAAG GTGAAGAGCGCCTGGGCCGGCTACTACGACTACAACACCTTCGACCAGAACGCGGTGGTGGGCCCCCACCCGCGGGTGGAGAACCTCTTCGTGGTGGCGGGCTTCAGCGGGCACGGGCTGCAGCAGGCGCCGGCCGCCGGGCGCGCCGTGGCCGAGCTCGTGCTGAAGGGCCGCTTCGAGAGCATCGACCTGCGGCGCTTCTCCTTCGACAGGATCCCGGCCGGCGAACCGCTCCGGGAGAGGAACATCATCTGA